The genomic interval CCTCCTCACTGCCAGTTGGCCACATTCTCTCCTGAGACCCTCAGCTATTTGAAGGAGAGGAGTAAAGTATGAGAACCAAAGTTCCTGGGCCTTTCCCATGACCTCCAAGCGGAAGGGAAAACTTGTCTAAGGAAGGGGTTTCCCAAGAGCAGTAAGCATTATGCATCTACTAAGAAGCAAGGCCAGCCAAGCTAAATGGGGCTCTGTTCCACATGACTGATTTATCAAGTGGCAATCCTGTTTGCCCAGATgtcgttggactgcaactccaccATCAGCCCTGCTGGCTAGTTggggtgatgggagctgcagttcatcaACACCGGAGAAAGGCAAGAATTCCCAACCTGGCAGAAAGGAACGCAGTCTGGCACTGACTCCACTGGGTCCGGCATCAGGACCCAACCTCCTCCCTGGGGCCACCCCCAGTGTTTTAATTCTGGTGCACACGAGAAGAATGCTTTCAGCTACTGCTTAACCCCTCCCCCTCATGTGCCAGGAACCGGGGTCCCAAGCTCAGCCCTAGAGAAGCCCATGGCCTCGGAGGGTGGGATGCACATGCACAACCCTCTGCTCCTCACCTGCTCAACTGGGGCAGGTGCCGCAGCCCCTCATCGGTGACATGGGTGTAGTCTGTCAGGTCCAGCTCCATGAGGCCGGAGAGGCGGCACAGTGCAGCCAGGCCAATGTCCGTCACCGTGTGGCGGCTGGGCAGAGAGAGATGCACCAAAGGCAAACCTGCAGGAGCCACACAGTGGGGGGCAAGGTGAAGACGAGGTACCCACTGGTCACAATGCCCAGTTGGCATGCTTTTGGGTTTGATGATAGGCACTTGCTCTGTCCAGCCTCCCTCCTTCCACGTGGCTCTGCTCCCTGTGGGCACAGAGGCTTGGCAATGGTTCTGAGGCAGTTGTTAGAAGCACTCAGGTGGCTTCCACTGCAAAGGCTCCATGGATGCCCTCCTGCCTGGTACCTGAGATGAGTTCCAGGGCCCTGTTGCCGTCCAGCGACTGGACTCCTGAGAGGGTCAGGCTGGAGAGGGAGGGGTGTGAGGAAAGGGTCTGGAGGGAAGCCTCATTCACAGGGGTCCCATCAAGGTGGAGCACCTGCAGAGCCCCCAAGTGCCGCAGCGCTGAAACGTCCGTGACCTGGGGGGAGGGGCAGATTAACCCCATGGAGCTGGGAAAGCTCCCAAACAACCGCTGTCAAAGGATGTCTCCCCATGACTAGTCCCCCTGGGGTGTCAAAGTTGCTGAGCAGAAGGACCTCCCCAGCCCCAACTTACACCTGTCTGCTTAAGGCTGAGTACCCAGAGGTGGGGGGCATGCTGGGACAGGAGGGCAAGGGTGCTGTCTGTGATTCCCGTCTGATTGAGGCTCAGGTGGGTGAGGGTGGGGGGCGCTGAGGGCAGAAACTCTGCCAGGCCCTGATCCGAGACACGCGTCTGATCCAGCGCCAGGTGGGACAGGCGGGACAGCCCTGCAAGGAGAGCAACACAAGGAGACAGGAAGAGGAgaggtgttttgtgtgtgtgtgtcttaactGTATTCTTCTCCCCTGATGAAAAGATGTAATGTGATAATACAGCACTCCCTTTCCTTCTTACAAAGCCTATGGATCCATAGTCATGGCCACTTGCAAGCATGCCCTGGGCAGGAGGCAGCCTTAATCTGCCACCTTGGCCTCTCTTGAGACACATTCAGTGTTAATAATCAGCACCACTTGGGCAGAGCCAGATGCATGCCTCATGCCCCTCCCTCAATGGCCCCAAGGGAGAGGGACACCCATCACTTGACCCCTATCCCCTTTGGCCTGGCTGGCTAAGTGGGACCCACTCCTGCCTTGAGAGCACTAGACCAGCTTCCATGCTGTTCTCCAAATGCTAGTCACTggcggtggtggaggaggaaccTGTACTCCACTTGCTCTTCCCCAGCCCCTTCCTGGGGAAGCTTCTGATAGGCAGCCAGGGGCACCTCTCCTGCCTGGAGGGAAAGTGCTACAAGAGAGAACCAGGGAAGGATGACTCCAGGGGGAGGGTGGGACTGAGGCAGACAGGTGGATGGACAGACCTTTGAGGAACTGCAGGCACTTGTCGGTGAGCTTCACGCAGGCGGAGAGGTTGAGGTGCTGGAGCTGGGAGAGGTACTGCAGGACAGAGAGGCCCTGGtctggagggagaggaggggtggTCAAGGAGGGATTGGTCAGCACaggcagaagtgtgtgtgtggggggggatagGAGACTTCCAGTGGAGATCCCTGTCTATTAGTCTCTCCCCACCCCATGCTCCCTACTCCTCTGACTGTTCGTGAGCCCCCTTTCccatccacccccacccccttggGACCACCACTTTTGCCTTTTCTGGCCTCAGGGCGCTTCTGGATGGGTCCAGGCCCCACCAGCCCCCACCCCACCAGGACTGAACAGGTGGCTTGAATTCTGCTGCAGGGCATTGTGAGTAGGAGCTGTTCTGAGAGCAGATGATGCCAAGGAAGCAATACCACCTGACAGCCACGTGGCCCACAGATAGTTACAGGCAAAGTTTGAACCCTCCTCTTGCCATAAAGAGAGGCAGAGAAGGGagcgccacccccccccccaaaacagagCACAACACAGGAGGGCTGGAGGTGGGGGCATCTGGCAAAGGCTGGGTGAGAGAGACCCCCCTCCCGGCATGCTCACCAGTGATGACAGAGCAGGAGAAGAGGCTGAGGTGCCGGAGGGCCGGGAAGGCCTGGAGCTGGCGGAGGAGCTCATTGGTGGCATAGGGGTAGCAGTCCAGGCGCAGCCTCTGGAGGGGGCACCCGAAGAAGAGCCGCAGGCTGCGAGGGCTCAGGAGGCCCCCTCGGGCCATGTGTGCCAGGAGGTGCTCAGCCAGCTCAGGCGTCAAGGCAGAGAGGCTGCTGCAGTATTGCTTGCTGGGGGCTACcgggaagagaagaggagcccACAAGACTGTTAAGGAGGTGCAGGGGGTGGGGGGAGCGAAGGTGGGGAGGTAAAAGGGAAGGGGCTACCTTTGAGCAGGGCCACAGTCCCCTGTAGGGACAGCTGGAAGAGGGGTGGCACAGCCGGGTGGAGACGTCCTGGGGGGGTTGTGGTGCCAGGGAAGCCTCTCTGCTGACGctgcttcttctcttcctcctcgcTCTCGCGTCCACAAGTGGCTGCCTCCTGCAGGCGCCGTTCGGCCGCTCGGGCCACAGCCAGTGGAAGCTCTGGAGATTCAGCCCCGCTCTCTCCTGTGGCActgttggggtggggtggggtggggtggggtggggtggggtgaaagAAGAAGGGTGTTCTGAGCTGGGACTGGTCAATGGTGTTAAGTCAATGAATGGGGGGAGGCGCCATGGCAGAGAAAGACCCCCCGCCCTTCAGCAAGGGGGTCTCAACCCCAGAACGTTTTACTATATATGCTCACAGGCCAAGACTCCAGACACCCACTGTCAGGTAATGGGTCCCCTGCATGGAGTACAGTGTTACCTCACAGACATGGGAAGATGGGGGCTCCCAGAGTGTACCCGGCACAAAAGGGAAAGAGACTGAACTACGCAGGCGCAACCACCTCCTCTCATGTCAGCAGAGAATAAAGTAAGTGCAGGTGGCTGGCAGGAAAGGTGGCCCCCTCCTGGTCAGCTCCCAGCCCTGCACTGCCAGCTGTCCAGCAGCCAGGATGACCCTTCCTGGGCCACTCAACAGCTGTTtgtgtttggccatgatgctGACAAGGACTCCAAATCCCCATCTGCATGGTGCCAGAGGCCATGCACCACAGAGGGAAATGTAGTTGACCTAACGGAGCAGTCCTTCAACTCTCCCAGCTTTTACGTCCTACGTTCCCCATAACTCTTTTCCCATGCCAAAATGTGAGTGGGCACAGCCCAGACAGCACCACCCTCTCAGGGACAACTCACTGCCCTAGTTGCCCTGGACCCTAAAATGAGCCCTCAACACACCCCATCCCCCATAAACCCCTCCAGAGGTTGCAGGACCAGACAGTTGCATACCTGAGCCGGTTGCCAGCTGCAGGCCAGGGGTGGCTGAAACCCATAGCCCTTCGAGCACCTTCCAGGGAGTGCGGGAAACCTTTGGCAAGAACAGAAACATCCATCTGTCCCCTGTCAGGATGGGGGTCACTGCCTCCCAACGCACACAGAGGAGCCCTGACATGGGCAGCCAGCCCAGCCCCCCCCCCGGTCTTCTGCCCTCTCTCTGCCAGCCATCCAGGGGCTCCACAGCCCTCCGTGGCTCAGATGGGATCAGAAACATGGCTGTGCTCCCCTCCAGACTCCTTGGGTCCCTCCAGCCATCCCCAGACCCTCCTGGAGCGGCCCCTCCTGCCTGCCCCTCCCCACAATGCCTAGGCTAACCTGGCAGAAGgtcatcatcttcatcctcatccCCTGGCACCTCTTGCCCCATGCTCTCTAAAGGGCCCTCCTCCATGGGCTCCTCATGTGAGTCCAACTTCTGTCCCCAGCCTGCAGGAGAGTCAGAGAGAGCAGAGCCTTGAGGGGGGAGCCCACTGTCCACAAACAGGATGGAGAGATGCAGGGATGAAAATTGGGAGGTGGGGGGCAGTGGGAAGGCAGGGGTTGGGCAAAGTTTCCTCCGCCTCTCTGTCTTCCAATGGGGCTCCTGACGGTCAGCCACTCAGACATCAGCCATCGTGGATGctcagaaagacagaaagaaaaggtggggCTGGGCGAAGCCAGGGCCGCTAGCACCAAGGGGCACACCAGGTCAAACACAGGGGACTGTTCAGAGCCTCCTCTCCGTCAAAGAAACTAGTTTTCAAAGAGATGCCCATGTTATTCCATTTTTGCATTAAATGGGGAATGGAGACATGAGGGGGTGCATACGGAAAAGACCCCAGTAGAACCTGCGGCTCTCCCTGCCTTATTTCTGGAAGAGCATCATCTTGAATCCGCAAAAGCTCCAGCTGAAATAAAGTCGTGTTTCTCAGTGGTGTCTCCATCCCTGTCCACTTTTCCATTTTGCTCCCTTCTCCCCCAAGAGAAAGTATGTAGGAGAGGAAAATGtgctgccacccccccccccgaagggtAGCTTACCCCAGCGGTGATGCTCAGGAAAGTCGGGCCCCCCGAGGCGGCTGCCATCTCCTCCCGGCTGTTGCCTTGGGCCCCCCCGTGGCAGCTGCTTTGGGGAATGGAGCACAAGCGCCAGGCCTCCCTTTGAACGGAGGTCTCCTCCTTCCCCCGCTTGGAGTTGGCTGGACCCCTCAGAGAGCGCTTGCAGTTGGGGATCCAGATGGGGGCTCCCAGAAGGTGGGGGATCAACAAGGCAGAGGGTGGCACTGGGGGTCAGGCCCAAATCCCGCAGGGTGGAGGAGAAGTCAGCTGGGCTGAAGCGTCTCTTGGGGAAGGtctgaagaaaggaggaggatggggagagcTCCGGGTGCTGAGCCAGGAGGTGCTGGTGGAGGGTCTCCAGGGGGGAGTCGGCTGGGAAATGCTCACGGATGGATGCCCCTGTGGGGAGGCGGACCTTGGGGGGAAGAGAAGTGGCAGTGGTGAGGGAAgagggcactctgcccaagctgcTCCTCATTATCTGCAGGGAATCGGTGGAGGGGAAGCAGGGAACCCCAACCTGGCCAGACCCCCACtcatacttggggggggggggagttgctaCCTATTTCTGACTCAGATCTTTCCTGTCCATCCCCTCTCAGGAACAGAAATGCCCATTTGACAGATGGAAAGCTGAGGCTAAGAAAGCACAGGACACCCTCACAAGTTAAACAGCAATGGCTCACACCCAGAAAGCTGGGTCTACTTCCATCTTGTCATTGAGCTTAGAGGGATCTGGATCCCACCATGGCCACAAAAGCCCAGTGGGTGGCCATGGACAAGTACAGCCTTTTGCCTCAGTTTCCCTGCATCTTATCTGGCTTCCATCCCAGGGCAATTTGCAGGATGAGTTATGCGTGGAGCACAGTGAAACCAACACAAAAATTGGAGATTGCTCCCCTGCTGGACACTGCAAAGCCTCATTCCACTCTCTTGGTTGcagctctccctctctctgtgtgagagCCTTGCGAATGTGAGTCTGCCTCTGGGCAGCCCCCCTGGATTCAGAGGCTAAGGAATGGGGCATCTCACCACAAGGAGGCACTGCCCACTTTCTTCAGAGGcgtggggctgctgctgctgcgttcTGACTTCTGATGGTGGAAGGCTCTGGGTGGAGGGCAAGGCCTGGGTCAGCTGTGCCTTCACCTGGACCTGCCTTCGGTCATCGGCTATTCTCTGCAAGATCAGCTCATGTTcctgggagaggaaggagagcaTGAGGAGGGCCACTTTGGCCATAGACAGTTG from Sceloporus undulatus isolate JIND9_A2432 ecotype Alabama chromosome 6, SceUnd_v1.1, whole genome shotgun sequence carries:
- the LOC121935558 gene encoding uncharacterized protein LOC121935558 isoform X1 codes for the protein MRALLERLLVGGDFRPRRGFAAVMDPEAPTLGDLLLSLYEMGFSEGQVRAALRAGCLSAPEAANWLLQEVGEQQQQPPLILQEQQHHRNPPGAPDQRAMDAFNPPRQPLVVLSGPDAPRLSLRAPDPRLDLATEEPHGRVESQALAQREQLAQQLRAEKRNKRKEHELILQRIADDRRQVQVKAQLTQALPSTQSLPPSEVRTQQQQPHASEESGQCLLVVRLPTGASIREHFPADSPLETLHQHLLAQHPELSPSSSFLQTFPKRRFSPADFSSTLRDLGLTPSATLCLVDPPPSGSPHLDPQLQALSEGSSQLQAGEGGDLRSKGGLALVLHSPKQLPRGGPRQQPGGDGSRLGGPDFPEHHRWGWGQKLDSHEEPMEEGPLESMGQEVPGDEDEDDDLLPGFPHSLEGARRAMGFSHPWPAAGNRLSATGESGAESPELPLAVARAAERRLQEAATCGRESEEEEKKQRQQRGFPGTTTPPGRLHPAVPPLFQLSLQGTVALLKAPSKQYCSSLSALTPELAEHLLAHMARGGLLSPRSLRLFFGCPLQRLRLDCYPYATNELLRQLQAFPALRHLSLFSCSVITDQGLSVLQYLSQLQHLNLSACVKLTDKCLQFLKGLSRLSHLALDQTRVSDQGLAEFLPSAPPTLTHLSLNQTGITDSTLALLSQHAPHLWVLSLKQTGVTDVSALRHLGALQVLHLDGTPVNEASLQTLSSHPSLSSLTLSGVQSLDGNRALELISGLPLVHLSLPSRHTVTDIGLAALCRLSGLMELDLTDYTHVTDEGLRHLPQLSRLRRLSLCNTLVTDVGLQHVEGLALLEELRLDRLRVSSTGVARCIVRLPHLQVLSLASTPVGDTVARLGIARCKQLLKVNLSRTRLTDRGLCFLRHVPLIQLNFDGSGVTTLGVASLQAACPSLGSIRASHLRFLPPEEVSDEEGPS
- the LOC121935558 gene encoding uncharacterized protein LOC121935558 isoform X2, which gives rise to MGFSEGQVRAALRAGCLSAPEAANWLLQEVGEQQQQPPLILQEQQHHRNPPGAPDQRAMDAFNPPRQPLVVLSGPDAPRLSLRAPDPRLDLATEEPHGRVESQALAQREQLAQQLRAEKRNKRKEHELILQRIADDRRQVQVKAQLTQALPSTQSLPPSEVRTQQQQPHASEESGQCLLVVRLPTGASIREHFPADSPLETLHQHLLAQHPELSPSSSFLQTFPKRRFSPADFSSTLRDLGLTPSATLCLVDPPPSGSPHLDPQLQALSEGSSQLQAGEGGDLRSKGGLALVLHSPKQLPRGGPRQQPGGDGSRLGGPDFPEHHRWGWGQKLDSHEEPMEEGPLESMGQEVPGDEDEDDDLLPGFPHSLEGARRAMGFSHPWPAAGNRLSATGESGAESPELPLAVARAAERRLQEAATCGRESEEEEKKQRQQRGFPGTTTPPGRLHPAVPPLFQLSLQGTVALLKAPSKQYCSSLSALTPELAEHLLAHMARGGLLSPRSLRLFFGCPLQRLRLDCYPYATNELLRQLQAFPALRHLSLFSCSVITDQGLSVLQYLSQLQHLNLSACVKLTDKCLQFLKGLSRLSHLALDQTRVSDQGLAEFLPSAPPTLTHLSLNQTGITDSTLALLSQHAPHLWVLSLKQTGVTDVSALRHLGALQVLHLDGTPVNEASLQTLSSHPSLSSLTLSGVQSLDGNRALELISGLPLVHLSLPSRHTVTDIGLAALCRLSGLMELDLTDYTHVTDEGLRHLPQLSRLRRLSLCNTLVTDVGLQHVEGLALLEELRLDRLRVSSTGVARCIVRLPHLQVLSLASTPVGDTVARLGIARCKQLLKVNLSRTRLTDRGLCFLRHVPLIQLNFDGSGVTTLGVASLQAACPSLGSIRASHLRFLPPEEVSDEEGPS